A stretch of DNA from Juglans microcarpa x Juglans regia isolate MS1-56 chromosome 5D, Jm3101_v1.0, whole genome shotgun sequence:
GGGATAGGTGGCAATGTGAAGCGCAACCTTATTATCACAGAAGAGTAAAGTTGGTTGAGGGTGTGGAGTGCGAATCGAAGATCCTGGAGTAAGTGGCGAATCTAGGTGAGTTCACAAACAGCAGCAGCCATGGAGCGATACTCTGCTTCAACAGATGGATGAAAAAccgctttgtttttttttttttacttccagGAGATGAGAGAGTCTCCTATGAAGAAGACACAAAACCCATTGACAAGTTGGTGAGTGTAAAACATTTTGAGCATTAGGGGTCACGTGGTTTTCAGCGAAAATAattgctctgctagggttttctTGCTCTCTGTGCGTCATGGCTGTCGCCGGGGCCCCCAAGGGCAACCCGGCACCGACGATGAGATCATGGTCGTTTGCGGACATGGTCACGCAGTCTCCTCTGCATTTACCCGAGGTGGACATCCTGCTGAGGCCTCCAAAAATGATAGATGCGGAGTTGTGTGTAATGTTCTCTCCAGAGGAAATCCACAAATCGGCTCAGCCTTTTGTCTTCTCTCTAGTGATGAAATTCTTGCGTCAACGGCCTAGCTTGGATGTGATCAGGTCCTTCGTGCGTAGCCGTTGGGGGCTGGAATCTCAACTCGTGGTTTCCAGTATGAGGAAACCAAGAAACGTGTTTCTCAAATTTTCGAAGGAGGACGATTTCCTAAAGGCTTTTTCTCGGGAAGCTTGTGATGTGGAAGGAGTGCCATATAGATTTTTCCATTGGATGACAGATTTCTCCGAAGATGTGGAACCTGCCTGTGTTCCAGTTTGGGTTATTCTTCTGGGTTTGTCCCTAAACTTCTACCATGAGTCTTTCCTTCGGAACTTGCTTTTGCCGATTGGAAGGTACATCCGACAGGATAATAGTACTCGGTGTGCAACACGCACAGATGGTGCCAGGGTCTGCGTAGAGATGAACGCGACAGCGGAACCTCATCATGGGTTTTGGATTGGTGCTCCCCGGCAACCAAACAGCAGATTCCAGGTAATCAAATACGAAACCTTGCCTGCCTATTGTGTTCATTGTAGTATCCAGGGGCACAATAAAAACACCTGTAAAAAAGAATTCCCAAAAGAGAAAAGTGATGGGGGAAGGGGTGAACGTGAAAATGAGGGCCTAAAGTGGGTGAAAAAATCAGGAGGTGAGAAGAGGGACATTGCTGAACTTGAAGAAGGGgaaatagaaattgaaaaacagagTGGGAAGGAATTGTGTAAAGTTTCAAATTGTGTGGAAGATATAGTACTGGATGGAGACGAGTTTCTCTATCCAGGAAGTGGAGGTAGATGAAGGTGTGGTAGTCGAGGATGTTGGGAAAACTCTAGAAGGTATGACCATTGCTCTCAGTGGGACTGAATTATTTAGGCAGGAAGGTAACTCAATGGGTGAAACGGATATAATTGGTCACGTAGAGGATGTGGTTTGTAGGAGTTCTGGGACAGTGTTTCAAGTTCGAGAATGTGATTTTAGTGAGAACAGGGGCCTGTCCCACTCACTTTCTGCGGGGGAAGGGAATATGGAAGGGTCTCATATACTAATGGAGAAGGATTTTTTGTCTGACAATGAAGAGAGAAGCCGGAGTGCTGGAGAAAAACAAGAACCGAAACTAGGGAGTTCTATTCGGGCTAAAAGCAGGCCGGCAAAGCTGAACCTATGATAAATCTAGTCTTGTTTTGGAATATTGGAATATTAGAGGGCTTGGCACCTCTAGGAAAAGGTTGATgaaaatgattaaagaaaagaaaccgAGCATTATAGCTTTAGCAGAACCTTTTGGTGATCTTCTTCAATTGAAAAGGTTACAAAGTGACATATCGTTTGAAGGAAGTGTCTCTAATATGGAGAAAGGAGGAAAACTGTGGGTGTTGTGGGAGAAAGGAGTTCAGATTTCTGTGATGGGGCATTGTAATCAGAGCATTACTCTGGATATCAATAATAATAGTAGCTGGATTTTCTTTGTATATGCCAAATGTAGGTATAGTGAGAGAAGACCTTTATGGGAGGAGCTTCGAACCCGGGGAACTGTACTTGGATGGTCCTGGGGGATTTTAACATAATCAGGTTTGATAAGGAGCAGATAGGAGGTAGGCCTAGGCCCCACATAGCTAGAGAGGAATTTAATTCCTTTATAGACAGTGCGGGGTTAGCAGATTTACAATTCAATGGCAACCATTTCTCATGGTGTAATGGACACCTTGGTAGATCTAGGAGCCATGCAAGGTTGGATCGAGCTCTTGTAAACTCAGGCTGGATGTTGGAGTTCCCGAGGAGTAGTGGTGATTATATGTCCAGGTTGAGTTCTGACCACGCGCCTATGATGGTTTGTATGGAACCTGTGGCCTGCAAACATGGAAATGGCCTTTTTaaatttcagcaaatgtggaCAAGTCATGATCAATTCAGGGCATGTGTACTTAGCGCATGGCAGTCGAGTCAAACCTCAGTGGGAATGGTGAGACTTGCTAGAAAGCTTAAACAATTGAGGGGAGTGCTTAGAAAATGGAATCGGGAAATCTTTGGGTGGACGACAAACCATATCCGTACACTGGAGGATAAGGTTTGCCTGCTTGAAGAGCAGCTGTAGAGGGGCTTCTCGAAGGCAGTGGAAATGGATTTGTTGGCTTCAAAAGTAGAGTTAGATACTTGGGTTAGCAGGGAGGAAACCCGAGTAGCTCAACAAGCGAAACAGGATTGGATTAATAAGGGGGAGGCTGATGCAAAGTTCTTTATAATTATGGCTTCAAAAAACCTGAAAACAGTGAAATAGATGCGGATTAATGATCAGATTTTGTTGAAGACTCCTGAGGAGGTACATCTGGGTGCGGTTGAATATTTTAGGAATTTTTTAGCTTCTAACCATCACTCCTCGCCCCCGGATTTGGGTAATCTGTTAGAGAAGATGGTGCAAACAGAGGATAACCAAGCCCTTTTACAGCTCCCTTCAATccaagatataaaaaaatactttgttTTCTATCCCTACTGATAGCAGCCCAAGACCGGATGGCTTTGGATCCGGGTTCTATAAGGCCTGCTGGGATATAGTGGAGGAGGATGTGGTGCTGGCTGTCCATGATTTCTTTAGTGGTGGCATTATCCCCAGAGAGTTCACCTCCTCGTTTCTGGTACTTATCCCCAAGGTTGATCATCCCaaaagttttgataagtttaggccTATCAGCTTGTGTTTGGTATTTTACAAGATTTGCACTAAGATTCTGGTGAGTCTTCTTTCTCCCTTGCTCCCGCGGATTATTTCAGAAGAGTAAGGTGCTTTCATACCAGGGAATAGTATGCTTGAGAATGTGAGCCTAACTCAGGAAATGATTCAGAGCCTCAACAAGCCAGTTCGAGGAAGGAATGTGGTGctgaaaattgatatggccaaaGCATATGATAGCATTGAGTGGAATTTTCTGATTCAGGTGTTGGCGgcttttggtttttttgaagACTTGTGCAAACTGGTTCGGCATATGATCTCCTCCCCTTGGTATTCAGTCGTCATAAATGGGGCAGCCAAGGGTTTTTTCCAAGGGGCACAAGGTTTGCGACAAGGGGATCCTATCtccccttatttgtttattattatggaggaaATATTGTCGAGAATTTTAAAAGGAAGATTCCAAGAAGGCCGGATTGTCCATTTTTCTCTCCCGAGGGGTGCTCCGACTATTACTCACCTTCTTTATGCGGATGATATAGTGATTTTCACAAATGGGAGTAAAGCTTCCATTAAGGCTATATCAGTCTCTTGCATGTTATGAGACATAGGCTGGTCAGAAAATTAGTAAGGAAAAACCCTCTATCATCTTTTCTAATCGTATCTCAATAGCTAGAAGAAGACAAATATTGCAATCTACTAGCTTTTCAGAAGGTTCTTtaccttttaaatatttgagaattcCAATGATATTTGGAAGATTAAAATCGATTCACTTTGATGACCTCATTGGGAAGATTAGTGCGAGAATTGGAGGCTGGATGTCTCGCTTACTATCTAGTAGGGCAAGATTGTTATTGGTAAAACGTGTGCTTAGCAGTATTCCAATACATATGTTGTCCATCTTTCAGGTCCCGAAGACAGTTTTAAGGTCTCTTAATCGCTCCCTGAGTAATTGCTTGGAAACTATTGTCTACAGACTCCCTATGGTCTCGgtttttcaaagccaaataTGTGAAAGAGGGTCACATCTCTCTTGTGAATCCTAATAAAGGGTCTCGATTCTGGAAGCTCATAACCAATTATATCCTAGAGATCATGGAACACTCAAAATGGAAGCCAAAGGAAGGAAAGCTCtccttttggtttgataaatggGTGGGGGAGGATACCATTGCTTCAGTTTCGCCTGTTATGATGCCTAGCCTAATTTTAAAAGAGATATGGCTAGAGGATGGCTGGGACTTGGACCTATTGCATCGGCTGGAAGACTCTCAAAAAGCTCAAGAGATTGTTAACAATTTCAGTGATAAGAAAAAAGAGGAGGATATCCTAATTTGGTTGGCTAAAGAAGATGGAAAATTCACCTCTAAGAGTGCCTGGGAGTGTATTCGAGTTAGAGCCCCAAAACTTAGATGGTCAAATTGGATTTGGCACCCGAGCATCCTAAAGAAGATGGTCATTACGATGTGGAAAGGTTTTAACAATGTACTTAGTTTGGATGATAACATTCGTAGGTTGGGCATCCCCTTGCCTCAAAGTGCAATTCTTGTGTTAAGGGAGTCTATGAAGATTTGAATCATGTCCTAGCTAACGGGGAAGTGGCTCAGAGTATTTGGCGGAAGTGTGCTATCCAAGTTGGTATACTGAGACCAAACTTCAGCACGTGGAAAGAGACCGTGTTTGCATGGTTTAATAGAGCTTCGAAGGCGACGACTAGAGGGATGCTTATTGGCATTATTCCAGTCATTGTAACCTGGGTCCTATGGCTTCGTCGATGCAAAGTAAGAACGGAAGGAAAATCTGAATCCGTGGAGGAGACTTGGCGATGTATTAAATTCTGGATAGCTAAACTAAGTTTGAAGTTTCATGCTACTAAGCCATTATCCACACAAGATGAGAAGATCCTAGAAGACCTACACATTCACCCGAAAATTATAAGAAGGAAGAGAATGCAGGTTATTCATTGGCTTCAACCACAGCATGGTTGGTATAAACTGAATGTGGATGGAAGCAGTAAAGGTAACCCGGGGAAGGCATGTGCAGGGGGAGTCTTGCGGGATGCTTTAGGTAACATGGTTTTTGCTTTCTCTTCTCCACTTGATCATGGTACAAATAATTTTGCAGAATTCATGGCACTCCTCCTTGGAGTGAGAATAATCTGTCAAAAAGGTTTAGACAAGATTGAAATAGAGATGGATTCACTAATTGTGGTAAACTGGTTTCGAAATGCAAAATGTCTTATTTGGTACCTTGTTTTCAGACAAGGAAATGCTCCAGCTGACTACTTGGCTAGGCTAGCCTCGGAGGACTGTGGAGGATCTTAGACTGAGATGGCCTCTGCCCCACCCCTGTTAAGGGGTTTGATTCGGATAGACAAAATAGGAATTCTTTATGTGAGAAATGCTTTGTAGTTTAGTTTTGGTTCAGTGGTTGTCTGCTGTCATAACTGAGGAAAACTGGGTTGTAATTTGCTGGTCTTTATTTTCTGGTTGGTTGTTGCCTGAGGTCTAAGCTGGGTTATATTTTGCTCACTCTATTACCACAGTTTCTCAGCCATAAGTGAGCTTTAATCAAATACTGGAGGTGTTTttctccttataaaaaaaagttggtgAGTGTAAAGGTAAGAGGCTCAATTAGCATTGGCAAAGGCCTTAAGATGAAGGCTAGATGTAGCAAAGGCCTTAAGAACATGTTGGGCAGCATTGAGATGAGGTTCACGAGATGCTTTTAGATATTGACTAAGAGCATGCACAAAAAAAGTGAGGTCTAGACATGTAAGTGTTAAGTAGAGCAAGTAGCCTATCAAACATCTGTAAGCAAAAGGATTAGTAAGTAAAGAACCATAAGTTTTGCTAAGTTTCAAAAACCAGTGTCTTCTAAGATGCCCAAGTCATATTTCCTTCGGCACTAGGAAATACCCTTCGCAGATCGGACAACTTCTATGCCAAAAAAACTTTAAATGACCAAGATCTTTTAGCTGAAACTCATTATGCAATAAGATTTTAAATGCAGAGATTTATGCTTCATCATTGCTAGCAATTAATGTCATCAACGTATACTAACAAAGTAATGAAAAACTTTTCTTGAAGTCTAGTAAGAAAGATAGTAATGCAGAGATTTTGATTGGGTGAAACCATTCTTAAGCAGAAATGAAGAAAACTTATAGAGTCATTGCCCAGGGGCTTGTTTCAATCcatattgtgatttttgtaaCCTACAAACCCGAAACTCCCCTTTAGTGCCAAAATCAAGGGGTAAAATCATATACACTTCCTTGGTAACCTCTCCATATAGGAAAGTATTATTACCATCC
This window harbors:
- the LOC121265935 gene encoding uncharacterized protein LOC121265935, which gives rise to MAVAGAPKGNPAPTMRSWSFADMVTQSPLHLPEVDILLRPPKMIDAELCVMFSPEEIHKSAQPFVFSLVMKFLRQRPSLDVIRSFVRSRWGLESQLVVSSMRKPRNVFLKFSKEDDFLKAFSREACDVEGVPYRFFHWMTDFSEDVEPACVPVWVILLGLSLNFYHESFLRNLLLPIGRYIRQDNSTRCATRTDGARVCVEMNATAEPHHGFWIGAPRQPNSRFQVIKYETLPAYCVHCSIQGHNKNTCKKEFPKEKSDGGRGERENEGLKWVKKSGGEKRDIAELEEGEIEIEKQSGKELCKVSNCVEDIVLDGDELQKGREIDSSLARNGESKDVLGESRDGELQNSSADRNYWPVSRKKKK